One segment of Methylocella silvestris BL2 DNA contains the following:
- a CDS encoding protease inhibitor Inh/omp19 family protein, with amino-acid sequence MRLHLAPPATARSVRSTATKILLTIALCVASGERLGAATLDNPDAVLGQWDLTLEGSNKACRLTFRAERVRGGFYLGMPAGCRRGLAPLANAAAWSLPGGEHLIIGDVVGAPILDFALQPDGALAAISPAGENYKLAFAAAAPAPPAAAENPAAPPRAVATKLALRPADIAGRYAVLRDGGRDTGCMVTLDASTKAFLAPACRDQGIVTFDPVGWRLAGSRLVLVARKGHTTQLDLQPDGTFVKDAALGKNLGLKKL; translated from the coding sequence GACCGCCCGGTCCGTCCGGTCGACGGCGACGAAAATCCTTCTGACGATCGCCCTTTGCGTCGCCTCAGGCGAGCGGCTCGGCGCCGCGACGCTCGACAATCCCGACGCCGTGCTCGGACAATGGGATCTCACGCTCGAAGGCAGCAACAAGGCCTGCCGCCTGACATTCCGCGCCGAGCGAGTGCGCGGCGGCTTTTACCTTGGAATGCCAGCGGGTTGCCGGCGCGGGTTGGCGCCGCTCGCCAACGCCGCCGCCTGGAGCCTGCCGGGGGGAGAGCATCTCATCATCGGCGACGTAGTCGGCGCGCCGATTCTCGATTTCGCCTTGCAGCCGGATGGCGCTCTTGCCGCGATTTCTCCGGCGGGCGAGAATTATAAGCTCGCCTTCGCCGCCGCCGCGCCCGCGCCTCCCGCTGCGGCCGAAAATCCGGCCGCTCCTCCGCGCGCCGTCGCCACGAAACTGGCGTTGCGCCCCGCCGACATCGCCGGCCGCTACGCCGTGCTGCGCGACGGCGGCCGCGACACCGGCTGCATGGTGACGCTCGACGCCTCGACGAAAGCCTTTCTCGCGCCGGCCTGTCGCGATCAGGGTATCGTCACCTTCGATCCGGTCGGCTGGCGCCTCGCCGGCTCGCGCCTTGTGCTCGTCGCGCGCAAGGGCCACACGACGCAGCTCGACCTGCAGCCGGACGGAACCTTCGTGAAGGATGCGGCGCTCGGCAAGAATCTGGGGCTGAAAAAGCTTTAA
- the pgi gene encoding glucose-6-phosphate isomerase: protein MDRSKVANAFAALDAYARRSGAPKIADLFAADPQRFDRFHARFDDLLYDFSKHRLDAETLRLLLDLGRAAEVEPRREALFEGDPVNITERRAALHMALRNLSGAPMRAAGEDVAAMVEAEREKLLAFAEAVRSGAIRAANGARFTDIVNFGIGGSDLGPAMAARALSPFIADHLRLHFVANVDGADFADTMRNTPVETTLFIVCSKTFTTLETMTNAATARAYVAERLGPDAIASHFCAVSTQLDRIAAFGVRSDRVFGFWDWVGGRYSIWSSIGLSLAIGVGRDNFEAFLRGGEDIDRHFREAPLERNIPVLMALIGVLNRNVFGYATQAVIPYDQRLARFPAYLQQLDMESNGKSVDLSGARVAYETSPVVWGEPGTNGQHAFFQLLHQGTEIVPVDFLVAAKPTAADETHHRILFANCLAQSQALMQGRPLEAVSAQLAAQGLSPDAIAALAPHKVFDGDRPSSTFLYTALTPRTLGRLIALYEHKIFVQGVIWDINSFDQWGVELGKELAQKLAPIVGDDSASTEALDASTAGLVQAARARRAGA, encoded by the coding sequence ATGGACCGCAGCAAGGTCGCAAATGCTTTCGCCGCGCTGGACGCCTATGCGCGCCGGAGCGGCGCCCCGAAAATCGCCGATCTGTTTGCCGCCGATCCGCAGCGGTTCGATCGCTTCCACGCGCGTTTCGACGATCTTCTGTATGATTTCTCGAAGCATCGGCTCGACGCGGAGACGTTGCGGCTGCTGCTCGATCTCGGCCGTGCGGCCGAAGTCGAACCACGCCGCGAGGCCCTTTTCGAAGGCGATCCGGTCAACATCACCGAGCGGCGCGCGGCGCTGCACATGGCCCTGCGCAATCTGTCTGGCGCGCCGATGCGCGCGGCGGGCGAGGATGTGGCGGCGATGGTCGAGGCGGAGCGGGAGAAGCTCCTTGCCTTTGCCGAAGCCGTGCGGAGCGGCGCGATCCGGGCGGCCAATGGCGCGCGCTTTACCGACATCGTCAATTTCGGCATCGGCGGCTCCGATCTCGGGCCGGCGATGGCCGCTCGCGCGCTCTCGCCCTTTATCGCCGATCATCTGCGGCTGCATTTCGTCGCCAATGTCGACGGCGCCGATTTCGCCGATACGATGAGAAATACGCCGGTCGAGACGACGCTCTTTATCGTCTGCTCCAAAACCTTCACGACTCTGGAGACGATGACCAACGCCGCGACCGCGCGCGCCTATGTCGCCGAACGGCTCGGGCCGGACGCGATCGCCAGCCATTTTTGCGCTGTCTCGACGCAGCTCGATCGTATCGCGGCCTTTGGCGTCCGAAGCGACCGCGTGTTCGGCTTCTGGGACTGGGTCGGCGGCCGCTATTCGATCTGGTCGTCGATCGGGCTTTCGCTCGCGATCGGCGTCGGCCGCGACAATTTCGAGGCGTTTCTGCGCGGCGGCGAGGACATCGATCGCCATTTTCGCGAGGCGCCTCTCGAGCGAAACATCCCGGTGTTGATGGCGCTGATCGGCGTGCTCAATCGCAATGTGTTCGGCTATGCGACGCAGGCGGTGATTCCCTACGATCAGCGGCTGGCGCGCTTTCCCGCCTATTTGCAGCAGCTCGATATGGAATCGAACGGCAAATCGGTCGATTTGTCAGGCGCCCGCGTCGCCTACGAGACGTCGCCGGTGGTCTGGGGCGAGCCCGGCACAAATGGCCAGCACGCTTTTTTTCAGCTGCTGCACCAGGGCACCGAGATCGTTCCGGTCGATTTCCTCGTCGCGGCGAAGCCGACCGCCGCCGACGAAACCCACCACCGGATCTTGTTCGCCAATTGTCTCGCGCAGAGTCAGGCGCTGATGCAGGGCCGCCCGCTGGAAGCGGTTTCGGCGCAGCTCGCCGCGCAAGGGCTCAGCCCCGATGCGATCGCGGCGCTCGCGCCGCATAAGGTTTTTGACGGCGACCGGCCGTCGAGCACCTTTCTTTACACCGCTCTGACGCCGCGCACGCTCGGCCGGCTGATTGCGCTCTATGAGCACAAGATTTTCGTGCAGGGCGTGATCTGGGACATCAACTCTTTCGACCAATGGGGCGTCGAGCTCGGCAAGGAGCTCGCCCAAAAGCTCGCGCCGATCGTCGGGGACGATTCTGCTTCAACCGAGGCGCTCGACGCCTCGACCGCCGGGCTGGTTCAGGCGGCGCGCGCCCGCCGCGCGGGGGCTTAG
- a CDS encoding ammonium transporter, with product MRFAFPPIRARSVGLGLLLAGAAAGLAFAQTAAAAPAPVPNKGDTAWMLVSTALVLMMSVPGLALFYGGLVRTKNMASVLSQVFAIVALVSIIWVVYGYSLAFTEGSSTPFPIFGVNWNAFFGGFNRAFLKGMDASSTAATFSNGVVIPEFVYMAFQMTFACITPALIIGSFAERIKFSSLLVFITLWVTFIYFPIAHAVWYWAGPDAVADAAKALAAATDDAAKATAQANLDAVNSNAGFLFQLGALDFAGGTVVHINAGIAGFVGCLVMGKRIGFPREVGPPHSVTMSMIGASLLWVGWFGFNAGSNLESNGTTALAFVNTFVATSAATLSWMLVEWALKGKPSLLGIISGAVAGLVAVTPASGFAGPMGSVVLGLAVGAICFFFVDYVKKWGGYDDSLDVFGVHCIGGIVGAIATGILVAPALGGVGLTDYTIKPGEASAGAYDMATQVTTQLKAVAFTLLYSGIGSFILYKLVDLVMGLRVKKDAELEGLDITSHGERAYNP from the coding sequence ATGAGATTTGCGTTTCCACCGATCCGAGCCCGCTCGGTAGGGCTAGGGCTGCTGCTGGCAGGCGCCGCCGCGGGCCTCGCCTTTGCGCAGACTGCCGCCGCCGCCCCGGCGCCCGTGCCGAACAAGGGCGACACCGCCTGGATGTTGGTCTCGACCGCCCTCGTGTTGATGATGTCGGTCCCCGGCCTTGCGCTTTTCTATGGCGGCTTGGTGCGAACCAAGAACATGGCTTCGGTGCTGTCGCAGGTCTTCGCGATCGTCGCGCTCGTGTCGATCATCTGGGTCGTCTACGGCTATTCGCTCGCCTTCACGGAAGGGTCGAGCACGCCGTTCCCGATCTTCGGCGTGAATTGGAACGCTTTCTTCGGCGGGTTCAACCGCGCTTTCCTGAAGGGCATGGACGCGTCGTCGACCGCTGCAACCTTCTCCAACGGCGTCGTCATTCCTGAATTCGTCTATATGGCGTTTCAGATGACCTTCGCTTGCATCACGCCGGCGCTGATCATCGGCTCCTTCGCGGAACGCATCAAATTTTCCTCGCTGCTCGTGTTCATCACGCTGTGGGTGACCTTCATCTATTTCCCGATCGCGCATGCGGTCTGGTATTGGGCCGGCCCGGACGCCGTCGCCGACGCCGCCAAGGCTCTCGCCGCGGCGACTGACGACGCCGCCAAGGCGACCGCGCAGGCAAATCTGGACGCTGTGAACTCCAACGCCGGTTTCCTCTTCCAGCTTGGCGCTCTCGATTTCGCCGGCGGCACGGTCGTGCATATCAACGCGGGCATCGCCGGCTTTGTCGGCTGCCTCGTCATGGGCAAGCGGATCGGCTTCCCGCGGGAAGTTGGGCCGCCTCATTCGGTGACCATGTCGATGATCGGCGCCTCCCTTCTGTGGGTCGGCTGGTTCGGCTTCAACGCCGGCTCCAATCTCGAATCGAACGGCACGACGGCTCTTGCCTTCGTCAACACCTTCGTCGCGACATCGGCCGCGACGCTGTCATGGATGCTCGTGGAATGGGCGTTGAAGGGCAAGCCGTCGCTGCTGGGCATTATTTCCGGCGCCGTCGCGGGTCTTGTCGCCGTGACGCCCGCGTCGGGCTTCGCGGGACCGATGGGTTCGGTGGTGCTTGGCCTTGCCGTCGGAGCGATCTGCTTCTTCTTCGTCGACTATGTGAAGAAATGGGGCGGCTATGACGACTCCCTCGACGTCTTCGGCGTCCATTGCATCGGCGGCATCGTCGGCGCCATCGCCACGGGCATTCTGGTCGCCCCGGCGCTGGGCGGCGTCGGCCTCACCGACTACACGATCAAGCCCGGCGAAGCCTCGGCGGGCGCCTATGACATGGCCACTCAGGTGACGACCCAGCTCAAAGCCGTGGCCTTCACGCTGCTCTACTCGGGCATCGGATCCTTCATTCTCTACAAGCTCGTCGATCTTGTGATGGGCCTGCGGGTCAAGAAGGACGCAGAGCTCGAGGGTCTCGACATCACCTCGCACGGCGAGCGCGCTTACAACCCGTAA
- a CDS encoding P-II family nitrogen regulator: protein MKIVVAIIKPFKLDEVRDALTTLGVHGMTVTEVKGYGRQKGHTEIYRGAEYAVSFLPKLKVEVAIAPELVAATVDAIATAARTGQIGDGKIFVSGLDQAVRIRTGERDLDAL, encoded by the coding sequence ATGAAAATCGTTGTTGCGATCATAAAGCCGTTCAAGCTGGACGAAGTGCGCGACGCTCTGACCACCCTTGGCGTGCATGGCATGACAGTGACCGAGGTCAAGGGATATGGACGTCAGAAGGGTCACACGGAAATCTACCGGGGGGCCGAATATGCGGTGAGTTTCCTGCCAAAGCTGAAAGTTGAAGTCGCAATCGCGCCCGAGCTCGTCGCAGCGACGGTCGACGCGATTGCAACGGCGGCGCGAACGGGCCAGATCGGAGACGGAAAAATCTTCGTCAGCGGGCTCGATCAGGCGGTTCGCATCCGTACCGGCGAACGCGACCTCGACGCCCTTTGA
- the tesB gene encoding acyl-CoA thioesterase II produces MTDARKTPSVAKEAQRASASAEAVDELLAILDLETIEQNIFRGRSPQVGWQRVFGGLVVAQALVAASRTAPGRTPHSLHCYFLLPGDPQARIVYEVERLRDGSSFATRRCVAIQHGRPIFSLAASFQIEEEGLEHAFAMPDAPAPESLPSEAEMLETFGAQLPETIRRWFASARPIETRPVDPDRYMRRAPGAPTQNIWLRAAAPLPDDPAIHRAVLAYLSDMTLLDTALIAHGHFVFDSALQVASIDHALWFHRPFRADEWLLYVQDSPNSSGARGLTRGLIYSRDGRLVASAMQEGLMRPR; encoded by the coding sequence ATGACCGATGCGCGGAAAACCCCGTCTGTGGCCAAGGAGGCCCAACGAGCCTCGGCGTCGGCGGAGGCGGTTGACGAACTCTTGGCCATCCTCGACCTCGAGACGATCGAGCAGAATATTTTCCGCGGCCGGAGCCCGCAGGTCGGCTGGCAGCGCGTCTTCGGCGGGCTTGTCGTGGCGCAGGCTCTCGTCGCCGCTTCACGCACCGCGCCGGGGCGGACGCCGCATTCCCTCCATTGCTATTTTCTGCTGCCGGGAGATCCGCAGGCGCGGATCGTTTATGAAGTCGAGCGGCTGCGCGACGGCTCCAGCTTCGCGACGCGCCGATGCGTCGCGATCCAGCACGGCCGCCCGATCTTTTCGCTCGCTGCGTCTTTCCAGATCGAAGAGGAGGGGCTGGAGCATGCTTTCGCCATGCCCGATGCGCCTGCGCCAGAATCGCTGCCGAGCGAAGCCGAGATGCTGGAGACATTTGGCGCGCAGCTGCCGGAGACGATCCGGCGCTGGTTCGCCAGCGCGCGTCCGATCGAGACGCGCCCCGTCGATCCCGATCGCTACATGCGCCGCGCGCCCGGCGCGCCGACGCAGAACATCTGGCTGCGCGCCGCCGCGCCCCTGCCGGATGATCCGGCGATCCACCGCGCCGTCCTCGCCTATCTGTCCGACATGACCCTTCTCGACACCGCGCTGATCGCTCACGGCCATTTCGTATTCGATTCGGCCCTGCAGGTGGCCAGCATCGATCACGCTTTATGGTTTCACAGGCCTTTTCGCGCCGATGAGTGGCTGCTCTACGTGCAGGACAGCCCCAATTCCAGCGGAGCGCGAGGGCTGACGCGGGGACTGATCTATTCGAGGGATGGGCGCCTCGTGGCCTCGGCCATGCAGGAAGGGCTGATGCGGCCGAGATAA
- a CDS encoding Trm112 family protein, translating into MTDTPAKPAADAPRVDPRLLEILVCPRTKTTLEYDAENQELISRAAKLAYPIRDGIPIMLPEEARPLQD; encoded by the coding sequence ATGACCGATACGCCCGCAAAACCTGCCGCCGACGCGCCGCGGGTCGACCCGCGTCTGCTCGAGATCCTGGTCTGTCCGCGCACCAAAACGACGCTCGAATATGACGCCGAAAATCAGGAGCTGATTTCCCGCGCCGCCAAGCTCGCCTATCCGATCCGCGACGGCATCCCGATCATGCTGCCCGAAGAGGCGCGTCCGCTGCAGGATTGA
- a CDS encoding LON peptidase substrate-binding domain-containing protein: MGINHAYGGPDDLPPSLPIFPLAKALLLPRGQLPLNIFEPRYMAMVDDALKGNRLVGMIQPNPETNKSEALFQVGCVGRITQLAETGDGRYLLTLTGVARFKMVEEIDALTPYRQARVDYAPFSIDFSPRAGEELVDRDGLLRTLRSFAESNELQLDWDSINEAPNEALVNALAMMSPFGPREKQALLEATDLKGRADVLVAITEIELARGKNAENTLQ; encoded by the coding sequence ATGGGCATCAACCACGCTTACGGCGGCCCCGACGACTTGCCGCCCTCCCTGCCGATCTTTCCGCTCGCCAAGGCGCTGCTGCTGCCGCGCGGACAATTGCCGCTCAATATTTTCGAGCCGCGCTATATGGCCATGGTCGACGACGCCCTGAAGGGCAATCGTCTGGTCGGCATGATTCAGCCGAACCCCGAGACCAACAAGAGCGAGGCTCTGTTTCAGGTCGGCTGCGTCGGCCGCATCACGCAGCTCGCGGAAACCGGCGACGGCCGCTATCTTTTGACTCTGACGGGCGTCGCGCGGTTCAAGATGGTCGAGGAGATCGACGCCCTGACGCCTTACCGGCAGGCCCGCGTCGATTATGCGCCGTTCTCGATCGATTTCAGCCCGCGGGCCGGGGAGGAACTGGTCGATCGCGACGGCCTCTTGCGCACCCTGCGCAGTTTCGCCGAGAGCAATGAGCTCCAGCTCGATTGGGACAGCATCAATGAGGCGCCCAATGAGGCCCTCGTCAACGCTTTGGCGATGATGAGCCCCTTCGGGCCGCGGGAAAAACAGGCCCTCCTCGAAGCGACCGATCTCAAGGGCCGCGCCGACGTGCTTGTGGCGATCACGGAAATCGAGCTCGCGCGCGGCAAGAACGCTGAAAACACGCTGCAATAG
- the trxA gene encoding thioredoxin produces MAGLYGLSANEAKPDQAAAASVVKDTTTASFGADVIAESARQPVLVDFWAPWCGPCKQLTPILEKVVQAAAGKVKLVKMNIDEHPEIAGRLGVRSIPAVIAFQRSQPVDGFMGALPESDVRGFVERLVGPIGGTADLLAEAEALVADGDPAAAAELFAEILAENPADFDALAGFVRLHVEAGDLELARELLDAAPAGAEKHAGVAAARAALELAEQAGALGDLADLKRKVDADPQDYQAAFDYAVGLNAHNRREEAAAALLDIIRRDRAWSEDGARKQLLQFFEAWGPADPATIGARKKLSTLLFS; encoded by the coding sequence ATGGCGGGACTATACGGCCTCAGCGCCAACGAAGCCAAGCCGGATCAAGCGGCGGCGGCCTCCGTCGTCAAGGATACGACCACGGCGAGCTTTGGCGCCGACGTCATCGCCGAATCCGCGCGTCAGCCGGTTCTGGTCGATTTCTGGGCGCCATGGTGCGGCCCCTGCAAGCAGCTGACGCCAATTCTCGAAAAAGTGGTTCAGGCGGCGGCAGGCAAGGTCAAGCTCGTCAAGATGAACATCGACGAGCATCCCGAGATCGCCGGGCGGCTTGGCGTTCGCTCGATTCCCGCGGTAATCGCGTTCCAGCGCTCGCAGCCGGTCGACGGCTTCATGGGCGCTCTGCCGGAATCCGATGTGCGCGGCTTTGTCGAGCGCCTCGTCGGGCCGATCGGCGGAACGGCGGACCTCCTCGCAGAGGCCGAGGCGCTTGTCGCCGATGGCGACCCCGCCGCAGCCGCGGAATTATTCGCCGAAATTCTCGCTGAAAACCCGGCCGACTTTGACGCGCTTGCAGGGTTTGTAAGGCTTCACGTCGAGGCCGGCGATCTCGAGCTTGCGCGCGAATTGCTCGACGCCGCGCCTGCGGGAGCAGAAAAACACGCCGGCGTCGCGGCGGCCAGAGCCGCGCTGGAACTCGCCGAACAGGCGGGCGCCCTCGGCGATCTCGCCGACCTCAAGCGCAAAGTCGACGCCGATCCGCAGGATTATCAGGCGGCATTTGATTACGCAGTTGGCCTCAACGCCCACAACAGGCGCGAGGAGGCGGCGGCGGCGTTGCTCGACATCATCCGGCGCGACCGCGCCTGGAGCGAGGATGGCGCGCGCAAGCAGTTGCTGCAATTCTTCGAGGCCTGGGGACCGGCCGATCCGGCCACCATCGGCGCGCGCAAAAAATTGTCGACGCTGCTGTTCTCCTGA
- a CDS encoding metallophosphoesterase, with protein MSQPLDPIRRAQSEAPANAPSDMSDFTVARRLEKRLGPVYARQRIGIEEDHEAQAFGQGLNFFHIENWYSVHAMMRLALRLCGVFGRGQRNAAKVELRRNEIVSRRLPAAFDGFTLLHLSDLHVEMSAAAMLRAAELIEGLDYDICVMTGDYRARTFGGFKATLDGMAPLLSRVKSPIYGVLGNHDTIKMTPALEDLGVTMLLNESVRIDRGGTAIHIGGIDDAHFFRVDNIEKVAVDIPFEDFSLLLSHTPEIYRQAAHAGFDAILSGHTHGGQICLPGGFPLTLDSVLPRAFGAGAWKYNEMSGYTSTGAGSSVLPVRFNCPPEVTLHRLRRE; from the coding sequence TTGTCCCAGCCTCTTGATCCGATCCGTCGCGCGCAGTCTGAGGCGCCGGCAAACGCCCCGTCCGATATGTCCGACTTCACTGTAGCCCGCCGCCTCGAAAAGAGGCTCGGCCCAGTCTATGCGCGGCAAAGGATCGGCATCGAGGAAGATCACGAGGCGCAGGCTTTCGGCCAGGGGCTCAATTTCTTTCACATCGAGAATTGGTATTCCGTCCACGCGATGATGCGCCTCGCGCTCCGGCTATGCGGGGTCTTCGGGCGCGGCCAGCGCAACGCCGCAAAGGTCGAGCTGCGCCGCAACGAGATCGTCTCGCGCCGGCTGCCGGCGGCCTTCGACGGCTTCACCTTGCTGCATCTCAGCGACCTGCATGTCGAGATGAGCGCAGCCGCCATGCTGCGCGCTGCGGAACTGATCGAGGGCCTCGATTACGATATCTGCGTCATGACCGGCGACTATCGCGCGCGAACCTTTGGCGGCTTCAAAGCGACGCTCGACGGGATGGCCCCGCTGCTCAGCCGGGTGAAATCGCCGATCTATGGCGTGCTCGGCAATCATGACACCATCAAAATGACCCCCGCGCTCGAAGATCTCGGGGTCACGATGCTTCTCAATGAATCCGTCCGCATCGACCGCGGCGGGACAGCGATCCATATCGGCGGCATCGACGACGCCCATTTCTTCCGGGTCGACAATATCGAGAAAGTCGCCGTCGATATTCCCTTCGAGGATTTCTCCCTGCTTTTGTCGCATACGCCGGAAATCTATCGCCAGGCGGCGCATGCGGGCTTTGACGCCATCCTGTCCGGGCATACGCATGGCGGCCAGATCTGCCTGCCCGGCGGCTTTCCGCTCACCCTCGATTCCGTTCTGCCGCGCGCCTTCGGCGCGGGCGCCTGGAAATACAATGAAATGAGCGGCTACACCTCGACCGGCGCCGGATCGAGCGTGCTGCCGGTGCGGTTCAACTGCCCGCCGGAGGTCACGCTGCATCGGCTGCGGCGGGAATAG
- a CDS encoding CDP-archaeol synthase has product MSIAPIAQGLILVFVANGAPILARWAFGLWGNAPLDFHARFADGARLLGSSKTFRGVIASLIATTLVAPLIGVDWRVGALAAAAAMAGDILSSFIKRRLQLPAQGMAPGIDQAPESLLPLIVCKSALGLSLTDVLIATLIFWIGGLLLSRALFTLKIRERPY; this is encoded by the coding sequence ATGAGCATCGCGCCGATCGCCCAGGGCCTGATTCTGGTTTTCGTCGCCAACGGCGCGCCGATCCTCGCCCGCTGGGCCTTTGGCCTGTGGGGGAACGCCCCGCTCGACTTTCATGCAAGATTTGCCGATGGGGCGCGTCTGCTTGGCTCCTCCAAAACATTCCGCGGCGTCATCGCCAGCCTCATTGCGACGACGCTTGTCGCGCCGCTGATTGGCGTCGACTGGCGCGTCGGCGCTCTTGCGGCTGCTGCCGCGATGGCGGGAGATATTCTCTCAAGCTTCATCAAGCGCCGGCTGCAGCTGCCGGCGCAGGGAATGGCTCCCGGCATCGATCAGGCGCCAGAAAGCCTCTTGCCGCTGATTGTCTGCAAGAGCGCGCTGGGCTTGAGCCTCACCGACGTGCTGATCGCCACCCTCATCTTCTGGATCGGCGGCCTCTTGCTGTCCCGCGCCTTGTTTACCTTGAAGATCAGGGAGCGGCCCTACTAG